A window from Pseudomonas moraviensis encodes these proteins:
- the aruF gene encoding arginine/ornithine succinyltransferase subunit alpha, which translates to MLVMRPAQMADLGEVQRLAADSPIGVTSLPDDVERLSDKIAASEASFAAEVSFNGEESYFFVLEDSSTGKLVGCSAIVASAGYSEPFYSFRNETFVHASRELKIHNKIHVLSQCHDLTGNSLLTSFYVQRELVGSPWAELNSRGRLLFVASHPERFADSVVTEIVGYSDENGDSPFWDAIGRNFFDLNYAEAERLCGLKSRTFLAELMPHYPIYVPLLPDSAQEAMGQVHPRAQITFDILMREGFETDHYIDIFDGGPTLHARVSGIRSIAQSRVVPVKIGEPVKGAGRQYLVANAQLQDYRAVLLELDYAPGKPVTLDMEAAEALGVGEGASVRLVAV; encoded by the coding sequence ATGCTGGTGATGCGCCCCGCGCAAATGGCTGATCTGGGCGAGGTACAGCGTCTGGCTGCGGACAGCCCGATTGGTGTCACTTCCTTGCCGGATGACGTTGAACGTCTGAGCGACAAGATCGCCGCGAGCGAAGCATCGTTCGCCGCCGAAGTGAGCTTCAACGGTGAAGAGAGTTACTTCTTCGTCCTCGAAGACTCGAGCACCGGCAAACTGGTCGGCTGCTCGGCCATCGTCGCGTCGGCAGGTTACTCCGAGCCGTTCTACAGCTTCCGCAACGAGACGTTCGTGCATGCCTCCCGCGAGCTGAAGATTCACAACAAGATCCACGTGCTCTCGCAGTGCCACGACCTGACCGGCAACAGCTTGCTGACCAGTTTCTACGTGCAGCGCGAACTGGTCGGGTCGCCGTGGGCCGAGCTCAATTCCCGTGGCCGTCTGCTGTTCGTCGCCAGTCACCCGGAGCGTTTTGCCGATTCGGTGGTGACCGAGATCGTCGGTTACAGCGACGAGAATGGCGACTCGCCGTTCTGGGATGCGATCGGGCGCAACTTCTTCGACCTCAACTACGCCGAAGCCGAGCGTCTGTGCGGGCTGAAAAGCCGCACCTTCCTCGCCGAGCTGATGCCGCATTACCCGATCTACGTGCCGCTGCTGCCGGACTCCGCGCAAGAGGCGATGGGTCAGGTGCACCCGCGGGCGCAGATCACCTTCGACATCCTGATGCGCGAAGGCTTCGAGACCGATCACTACATCGACATCTTCGACGGCGGCCCGACCCTGCATGCGCGGGTTTCCGGGATCCGTTCGATCGCGCAGAGCCGCGTGGTGCCGGTGAAGATCGGCGAGCCGGTCAAAGGCGCCGGGCGTCAGTATCTGGTGGCCAACGCGCAGTTGCAGGATTACCGCGCGGTGTTGCTCGAGTTGGATTACGCGCCGGGCAAACCGGTGACGCTGGATATGGAAGCGGCCGAAGCCCTGGGCGTCGGTGAAGGTGCCAGCGTGCGCCTGGTGGCGGTTTAA
- the astA gene encoding arginine N-succinyltransferase has product MIVRPVRSSDLSALIDLARSTGTGLTTLPANEERLTHRVGWAEKTFRGEAGRGDADYLFVLEDDDGRVVGISAIAGAVGLREPWYNFRVGLTVSASQELNIYREIPTLFLANDLTGNSELCSLFLHADYRNGLNGRMLSKARMLFIAEFPELFGNKIIAEMRGVSDDAGRSPFWESLGRHFFKMEFSQADYLTGVGNKAFIAELMPKFPLYTCFLSPDARNVIGQVHPDTEPALAMLKSEGFSYQGYVDIFDAGPAIECETSKIRAVRDSEALVLAVGTPGDDATPFIIHNRKREDCRITAAPARLAAGTLVVDPQTAKRLQLSAGDQVRAVALSAARESK; this is encoded by the coding sequence ATGATTGTTCGTCCCGTACGCAGCAGCGATTTATCCGCGCTGATCGACCTGGCCCGCAGCACCGGCACCGGCCTGACCACTTTGCCGGCCAACGAAGAGCGCCTGACCCACCGGGTCGGCTGGGCCGAGAAGACCTTTCGCGGCGAAGCCGGGCGTGGCGATGCGGACTACCTGTTCGTGCTCGAAGACGATGACGGCCGCGTGGTGGGTATTTCCGCCATCGCCGGAGCGGTCGGCCTGCGTGAGCCCTGGTACAACTTCCGCGTCGGTCTGACCGTCAGCGCGTCGCAAGAGCTGAACATCTATCGCGAAATTCCGACGCTGTTTCTGGCCAACGACCTGACCGGCAATTCCGAGCTGTGCTCGCTGTTCCTGCACGCCGATTACCGCAACGGACTGAACGGCCGCATGCTGTCCAAGGCACGCATGCTGTTCATCGCCGAGTTCCCGGAGCTGTTCGGCAACAAGATCATCGCCGAAATGCGCGGCGTGTCCGACGACGCCGGACGCTCGCCGTTCTGGGAGAGCCTTGGCCGGCATTTCTTCAAGATGGAATTCAGCCAGGCCGATTACCTGACCGGCGTTGGCAACAAGGCGTTCATCGCCGAACTGATGCCGAAATTCCCGCTGTACACCTGCTTCCTCTCGCCGGACGCGCGCAATGTCATCGGCCAGGTGCACCCGGACACCGAACCGGCACTGGCGATGCTCAAGAGCGAAGGCTTCAGCTACCAGGGTTACGTCGACATCTTCGACGCCGGCCCGGCCATCGAATGCGAAACCAGCAAGATCCGCGCAGTGCGTGACAGCGAAGCGCTGGTGCTGGCCGTGGGCACGCCGGGTGATGACGCCACACCGTTCATCATCCATAACCGCAAGCGCGAGGATTGCCGCATCACAGCCGCGCCAGCGCGTCTGGCAGCGGGCACCCTGGTGGTCGATCCGCAGACCGCAAAACGTCTTCAACTCAGCGCCGGCGATCAGGTTCGCGCCGTGGCGCTGTCCGCTGCACGGGAGTCGAAATAA
- the astD gene encoding succinylglutamate-semialdehyde dehydrogenase translates to MMNSLYIAGEWLAGQGEAFQSLNPVTQQVLWAGEGATAAQVESAVQAARQAFPQWARRTLEERISVLEAFAASLKNHADELARTIGEETGKPLWESATEVTSMVNKIAISVQSYRERTGQKSGPLGDATAVLRHKPHGVVAVFGPYNFPGHLPNGHIVPALLAGNSVLFKPSELTPKVAELTVKCWIEAGLPAGVLNLLQGARETGIALAANPGIDGLFFTGSSRTGNHLHQQFAGRPDKILALEMGGNNPLVVDQVADLDAAVYTIIQSAFISAGQRCTCARRLLVPEGAWGDSLLKRLVEVSATIEVGAFDQQPAPFMGSVISLGAAKALMDAQEQLLANGAVALLEMTQPQAQSALLTPGIVDVTAVAERPDEELFGPLLQVIRYADFAAAITEANNTAYGLAAGLLSDSEARYQQFWLESRAGIVNWNKQLTGAASSAPFGGVGASGNHRASAYYAADYCAYPVASLETPSLVLPSALTPGVKMA, encoded by the coding sequence ATAATGAATTCGCTATACATCGCAGGTGAGTGGCTGGCCGGTCAGGGCGAAGCCTTTCAGTCGCTGAACCCGGTGACCCAGCAAGTGCTGTGGGCGGGCGAGGGCGCGACGGCCGCGCAGGTCGAGTCGGCGGTGCAGGCTGCCCGTCAGGCCTTTCCTCAATGGGCACGTCGCACGCTCGAAGAGCGCATCAGCGTGCTCGAGGCTTTCGCCGCGTCGCTGAAAAACCACGCTGACGAACTGGCTCGCACCATCGGTGAAGAAACCGGCAAGCCGCTGTGGGAGTCCGCGACTGAAGTGACCAGCATGGTCAACAAGATCGCCATCTCGGTGCAGAGCTACCGCGAACGTACCGGCCAGAAGAGCGGCCCGCTGGGTGACGCCACCGCCGTATTGCGCCACAAGCCCCACGGCGTGGTCGCGGTGTTCGGTCCTTACAACTTCCCCGGTCACTTGCCCAACGGTCATATCGTGCCGGCGCTGCTGGCCGGTAACAGCGTGCTGTTCAAACCCAGCGAACTGACACCGAAAGTCGCCGAGCTGACGGTCAAGTGCTGGATCGAAGCCGGCCTGCCGGCAGGTGTGCTGAACCTGCTGCAAGGCGCGCGGGAAACCGGTATCGCTCTGGCGGCGAACCCGGGCATCGACGGTCTGTTCTTCACCGGTTCCAGCCGCACCGGCAATCATCTGCATCAGCAATTTGCCGGTCGCCCGGACAAGATTCTTGCGTTGGAAATGGGCGGCAACAACCCGCTGGTGGTCGATCAGGTCGCCGATCTGGATGCGGCGGTGTACACCATCATTCAGTCGGCATTCATTTCCGCCGGCCAGCGCTGCACCTGCGCCCGGCGTCTGCTGGTGCCAGAAGGCGCGTGGGGCGACAGCCTGCTCAAGCGTCTGGTGGAAGTCAGCGCGACCATCGAAGTCGGTGCGTTCGATCAGCAACCGGCGCCGTTCATGGGTTCGGTGATTTCCCTCGGCGCGGCGAAAGCGCTGATGGATGCGCAGGAACAACTGCTGGCCAACGGCGCGGTGGCGCTGCTGGAAATGACTCAGCCGCAGGCGCAGTCGGCCTTGCTGACCCCGGGCATCGTCGATGTAACGGCAGTCGCTGAGCGTCCGGACGAAGAACTGTTCGGGCCGTTGTTGCAAGTGATCCGCTACGCCGATTTCGCTGCGGCGATCACTGAAGCCAACAACACCGCTTATGGGCTGGCCGCCGGTTTGCTCTCGGATTCCGAAGCGCGTTACCAGCAGTTCTGGCTGGAAAGCCGCGCCGGCATCGTCAACTGGAACAAACAGCTGACCGGCGCCGCCAGCAGCGCGCCATTCGGCGGCGTCGGTGCCTCGGGCAACCACCGCGCCAGCGCCTATTACGCAGCGGATTACTGCGCGTACCCGGTGGCATCGCTGGAAACCCCGAGCCTGGTGTTGCCATCGGCCCTGACGCCTGGCGTGAAAATGGCGTAG
- the astB gene encoding N-succinylarginine dihydrolase produces the protein MKSYEVNFDGLVGPTHNYGGLSYGNVASQSNSQQSSNPKEAALQGLAKMKALMDMGFQQGVLAPQERPDVAALRRLGFSGTDAQVIERAAKEAMPLLVASCSASSMWVANAATVSPSADTGDGRVHFTAANLNCKYHRSIEHPTTSRVLGAMFANQQHFAHHAALPAVAQFGDEGAANHTRFCREYGEAGVEFFVFGRSAFDNRFPAPQKYPARQTLEASQAVARLHGLRDEGVVYAQQNPNVIDQGVFHNDVIAVGNGEVLFYHEDAFLETDKMLAELQDKLAKVGGNFQSVCVPRSAVSVDDAVRSYLFNSQLLSRPDGSMLLIVPQECQANERVWAYLQSLTSSGGMIREVKVFDLKQSMQNGGGPACLRLRVALNETELAAVNPGVIMTAPLYGSLTAWVEKHYRDRLSETDLADPQLLLECRTALDELTQILKLGAVYPFQIN, from the coding sequence ATGAAATCCTATGAAGTCAATTTTGACGGTCTAGTGGGGCCGACCCATAACTACGGTGGTCTGTCCTACGGCAACGTCGCCTCGCAGAGCAACAGTCAGCAATCCTCGAATCCGAAGGAAGCGGCGCTGCAAGGTCTGGCGAAAATGAAAGCGCTGATGGACATGGGCTTCCAGCAAGGCGTACTGGCTCCGCAGGAACGTCCCGACGTGGCCGCGCTGCGCCGTCTGGGCTTCAGCGGCACCGATGCGCAGGTGATCGAGCGCGCCGCCAAAGAAGCGATGCCGCTGCTGGTCGCCAGCTGCTCGGCGTCGAGCATGTGGGTGGCCAACGCTGCCACGGTCAGCCCGAGCGCCGACACCGGCGACGGCCGCGTGCACTTCACCGCCGCCAACCTCAATTGCAAATACCACCGCAGCATCGAACACCCGACCACCAGTCGCGTGCTCGGCGCTATGTTCGCCAATCAGCAGCACTTCGCCCATCACGCTGCGCTGCCAGCGGTAGCGCAATTCGGCGACGAAGGCGCGGCCAACCACACGCGCTTCTGCCGTGAGTACGGCGAAGCCGGCGTCGAGTTTTTCGTGTTCGGCCGCAGCGCGTTCGACAACCGTTTCCCGGCGCCGCAGAAATACCCGGCGCGCCAGACCCTCGAAGCCTCGCAAGCCGTTGCTCGCCTGCACGGTCTGCGTGACGAAGGCGTGGTCTACGCGCAACAGAACCCCAACGTCATCGATCAGGGCGTGTTCCACAACGACGTGATCGCTGTGGGCAACGGCGAGGTTCTGTTCTATCACGAGGACGCGTTCCTCGAGACCGACAAGATGCTCGCCGAACTGCAAGACAAACTGGCCAAGGTTGGCGGCAACTTCCAGTCCGTTTGCGTGCCGCGTTCGGCGGTCAGCGTCGATGACGCGGTGCGTTCCTACCTGTTCAACAGCCAGTTGCTGTCGCGTCCCGACGGTTCGATGCTGCTGATCGTGCCGCAGGAATGCCAGGCCAACGAACGCGTCTGGGCTTATCTGCAGAGCCTGACCAGCTCGGGTGGAATGATCCGCGAAGTGAAAGTCTTCGATCTCAAGCAAAGCATGCAGAATGGCGGTGGGCCGGCGTGCCTGCGTCTGCGCGTGGCGCTGAATGAAACCGAACTGGCGGCGGTCAACCCAGGGGTTATCATGACGGCCCCGTTGTACGGTTCGTTGACCGCATGGGTTGAAAAGCACTACCGCGACCGCCTGAGCGAAACCGACCTGGCGGACCCGCAGTTGCTGCTTGAATGCCGGACGGCACTGGATGAACTGACGCAAATCCTTAAACTGGGCGCGGTTTATCCTTTCCAGATCAATTGA
- the astE gene encoding succinylglutamate desuccinylase, translated as MLALGKLLELTLAGREPAEKTQLTVEGVRMRWLSEGALEVRPPEARDNGLDLLLSAGIHGNETAPIELLDRLLHDIARGDLKPRARILFLFGNPEAIRKGERFVEQDVNRLFNGRHEQSSGSEALRACELERLAASFFSKPERQRLHYDLHTAIRGSKIEQFALYPWKEGRQHSRRELARLRAAGMEAVLLQNKPSIVFSSYTYDKLDAEAFTLELGKARPFGQNDGVNVSLLETRLKQIIEGNEPETEAGLDGLQLFSVAREIIKHSDAFRLNLPADIENFSELEPGYLLAEDLANTRWVIEEQGARIIFPNPKVKNGLRAGILIVPTTDENLA; from the coding sequence ATGCTCGCCCTCGGCAAACTGCTTGAACTGACCCTCGCCGGCCGCGAACCGGCGGAGAAGACTCAACTGACTGTCGAAGGCGTGCGCATGCGCTGGTTGAGCGAAGGGGCGCTGGAAGTCCGGCCCCCGGAAGCGCGCGACAATGGCCTGGACCTGCTGCTGTCGGCAGGTATCCACGGCAATGAAACCGCACCGATCGAGTTGCTCGATCGGTTGCTGCACGACATCGCACGCGGCGACCTGAAGCCGCGCGCACGCATTCTGTTCCTGTTCGGCAACCCGGAAGCGATTCGCAAGGGTGAGCGTTTCGTCGAGCAGGACGTCAATCGGCTGTTCAACGGTCGTCATGAGCAAAGCAGCGGCTCGGAAGCGTTGCGCGCCTGTGAGCTGGAGCGGCTGGCGGCGAGTTTCTTCAGCAAGCCCGAGCGCCAGCGCCTGCACTACGACCTGCACACGGCGATACGCGGTTCGAAGATCGAACAGTTCGCCTTGTACCCCTGGAAGGAAGGGCGCCAGCATTCCCGTCGTGAACTGGCGCGACTGCGCGCCGCCGGCATGGAAGCGGTGCTGTTGCAGAACAAGCCGTCGATCGTCTTCAGTTCGTATACCTACGACAAGCTCGACGCCGAGGCTTTCACCCTGGAACTGGGCAAGGCGCGGCCGTTCGGGCAGAACGACGGCGTCAATGTCTCACTGCTGGAAACCCGCCTGAAGCAGATCATCGAAGGCAATGAGCCGGAGACAGAAGCAGGGCTGGACGGCTTGCAACTGTTCAGCGTGGCGCGGGAAATCATCAAGCACAGCGACGCGTTCCGCCTGAACCTGCCGGCGGACATCGAGAATTTTTCCGAGCTGGAGCCGGGTTATTTGCTGGCCGAAGACCTGGCCAATACCCGTTGGGTGATCGAAGAGCAGGGCGCGCGGATCATCTTCCCCAATCCCAAGGTCAAGAACGGCCTGCGCGCCGGCATCCTGATCGTCCCGACCACCGACGAAAACCTCGCCTGA
- a CDS encoding 6,7-dimethyl-8-ribityllumazine synthase: MQPTAIDSKSKHPQGERVAFIQACWHKEIVDQSRKGFVAEMLVQGYQESDIDFFEVGGAFEMPLHAKLLAKSGRYAGIVAAALVVDGGIYRHEFVAQSVVSGLMQVQLETEVPVFSVSLTPHHFHSGEEHQKFFFEHFVHKGQEAARTCADTLQKIRALRRTEPRAVAV; the protein is encoded by the coding sequence ATGCAACCCACCGCTATCGACAGCAAAAGCAAACACCCACAGGGCGAGCGCGTCGCGTTCATCCAGGCCTGCTGGCACAAGGAAATCGTCGACCAGAGCCGCAAAGGCTTCGTCGCCGAAATGCTGGTGCAGGGTTATCAGGAATCGGACATCGATTTCTTCGAAGTCGGCGGCGCTTTCGAAATGCCGCTGCACGCCAAGCTGCTGGCCAAGTCCGGGCGTTACGCCGGCATCGTCGCCGCCGCCCTGGTGGTGGACGGCGGCATCTACCGCCACGAGTTCGTTGCGCAATCGGTGGTCAGCGGCCTGATGCAGGTGCAGCTGGAAACCGAAGTGCCGGTGTTCTCGGTGTCGCTGACTCCGCATCACTTTCATTCGGGCGAAGAGCACCAGAAATTCTTTTTCGAACACTTTGTGCACAAGGGCCAGGAAGCGGCGCGGACTTGCGCCGATACGCTGCAGAAGATTCGCGCACTGCGCCGTACGGAGCCGCGGGCGGTAGCGGTCTAG